One window from the genome of Desulfobaccales bacterium encodes:
- a CDS encoding DnaJ C-terminal domain-containing protein: MADIDYYQILGVSRDATADEIKKAYRKLAMKYHPDKAKGDKKQAEEKFKQISEAYAVLSNPEKKKEYDEFGSQAFRSKFSQEDIFKGFDFSEVFDFGISDNIFSRIFGGLGGGGQPRGRSRIYRYGGPEGYQGQVQAPQGQDLQVEMPITLHEMAFGTEKLVSFSHNGQVEKISVKIPPGSLPGKKLRLTGKGSPSPMGGQPGDLYVKLKEVEHPVFKREGNDLFVDRRIKFTEAILGTKVTVPTLDGKTMSLKVPPGTQSHTKMRLKNYGIPTANGKSRGDQFVRVIVETPTTLTKKQKALMEELAKEGL, from the coding sequence ATGGCTGATATTGATTATTACCAAATATTGGGAGTGAGCCGGGATGCCACTGCCGACGAGATCAAGAAGGCTTACCGCAAGCTGGCCATGAAGTATCATCCCGACAAAGCCAAAGGGGACAAAAAACAGGCCGAAGAAAAGTTCAAGCAGATCAGCGAAGCTTACGCGGTCCTGAGTAACCCCGAGAAGAAGAAAGAATACGATGAGTTCGGCTCCCAGGCCTTTAGGAGTAAGTTTTCCCAGGAAGACATCTTTAAGGGCTTCGATTTCAGCGAGGTCTTCGATTTCGGCATCTCGGACAATATCTTCAGCCGCATCTTTGGCGGGCTGGGGGGCGGCGGCCAGCCCCGGGGCCGTTCCCGCATCTACCGGTATGGCGGCCCCGAAGGCTATCAAGGGCAGGTTCAGGCGCCCCAGGGCCAGGACCTCCAGGTGGAAATGCCCATCACCCTCCATGAGATGGCCTTCGGCACGGAAAAGCTGGTGAGCTTCAGCCACAACGGCCAGGTCGAAAAAATCTCGGTAAAAATTCCTCCGGGCTCGCTGCCGGGTAAGAAACTGCGCCTCACCGGCAAGGGCAGTCCCAGTCCCATGGGAGGGCAACCCGGCGATCTCTACGTTAAGCTCAAAGAAGTGGAACACCCGGTCTTCAAACGGGAGGGCAACGATCTCTTTGTGGACCGCCGGATCAAATTCACCGAAGCCATTTTGGGCACCAAGGTAACGGTCCCCACCCTGGACGGCAAGACCATGAGTCTCAAGGTGCCGCCGGGCACCCAAAGCCATACCAAGATGCGCCTCAAGAATTACGGCATCCCCACGGCCAATGGCAAGAGCCGGGGAGACCAGTTCGTCCGGGTCATTGTAGAAACTCCTACCACTCTTACCAAGAAGCAGAAAGCCCTCATGGAAGAGTTGGCCAAAGAGGGATTGTAG
- a CDS encoding carboxypeptidase-like regulatory domain-containing protein, with amino-acid sequence MMRKPLVTLILAVALLLTGVATRLNAQGKDVQGYVKGADGNPKISASVKLTGPGNYIALTNARGEFFIGKVTPGTYKVTVLQGNNYQDFTRNIQGGTLGLSVNW; translated from the coding sequence ATGATGAGAAAACCGCTGGTTACTTTAATCCTGGCTGTGGCCCTCCTGCTTACCGGTGTAGCCACCCGGCTCAATGCCCAAGGAAAGGACGTGCAGGGGTATGTGAAAGGGGCGGATGGGAATCCGAAGATTTCAGCCAGCGTCAAACTGACTGGGCCGGGAAATTATATCGCCCTCACCAATGCCCGGGGCGAATTTTTCATCGGCAAAGTCACTCCCGGCACCTACAAGGTGACAGTTTTGCAGGGCAATAATTATCAAGATTTTACCAGGAATATTCAAGGCGGCACTCTGGGTCTGAGTGTCAATTGGTAA
- a CDS encoding FprA family A-type flavoprotein translates to MPIELAPNIYWVGVNDWTIRDFHGYLTEDGSTYNAFLIVDEHITLIDTVKKEFVPEMLARVAEIIDPAKIEYIISNHVEMDHSGGLPEVINRVQPEKLFCSPMGKMGLSRHYKTEWPWVEVKTGSELSTGRYNLTFLETPMLHWPDSMMTFLKEEQILFSSDGFGAHHASSERFDDHLPELPLSYIRQLKKYYANILMPFGALVTQLFAKIAQLGLTFKIIAPDHGLIYRRHPDRVLEAYQRWGAGTVERKGLVIYDTMWHSTELLAHAFTQGLMDAGVEAQMHHLRRTHPSDIITEVLDAGLLLFGSPTLNNQMFPTMALFLNYLKGLAPKNKAAAAFGSFGWSGQAVALITQELQAMKLNVVHEGFKVKYIPDPEELTAARTLGEKLARENLAG, encoded by the coding sequence ATGCCTATTGAACTGGCCCCCAACATTTATTGGGTGGGCGTCAATGATTGGACTATCCGGGATTTCCACGGCTACCTCACCGAAGATGGTTCCACCTACAACGCTTTTCTGATTGTCGACGAGCACATCACTCTCATCGATACGGTGAAAAAGGAATTCGTGCCCGAAATGCTGGCCCGGGTGGCCGAGATCATCGACCCCGCCAAGATCGAATACATCATCTCCAACCACGTAGAGATGGACCATTCCGGGGGCTTGCCCGAAGTCATCAATCGGGTGCAACCTGAAAAGCTATTCTGTTCGCCCATGGGCAAAATGGGGCTGAGCCGCCATTATAAAACGGAGTGGCCCTGGGTCGAAGTCAAGACCGGGAGTGAGCTGAGCACGGGGAGATATAACCTGACCTTCCTGGAAACCCCCATGCTCCACTGGCCGGATTCCATGATGACCTTCCTCAAAGAGGAGCAGATTTTGTTCTCCAGCGACGGCTTCGGGGCCCACCACGCCTCCAGCGAGCGCTTCGATGACCACCTGCCCGAACTGCCCCTGTCCTATATCCGGCAATTGAAAAAGTACTATGCCAACATCCTCATGCCCTTCGGCGCCCTGGTTACCCAACTCTTTGCCAAGATCGCCCAGTTAGGCCTCACCTTCAAGATTATCGCCCCGGACCACGGCCTGATCTACCGCAGGCACCCCGACCGGGTCCTGGAAGCTTATCAGCGCTGGGGCGCGGGCACCGTGGAACGCAAAGGTCTGGTCATTTACGACACCATGTGGCACTCAACCGAACTGCTGGCCCACGCCTTCACCCAGGGCCTGATGGATGCAGGGGTGGAGGCGCAGATGCACCACCTGCGGCGCACTCATCCCAGCGACATCATCACCGAGGTCCTGGACGCGGGCCTCCTTCTGTTCGGCTCCCCCACCCTCAACAACCAGATGTTCCCCACCATGGCCTTGTTTTTGAATTACCTGAAGGGCTTGGCCCCCAAAAACAAGGCGGCCGCGGCCTTCGGCTCCTTCGGCTGGAGTGGCCAGGCCGTAGCCCTCATCACGCAAGAACTCCAGGCCATGAAACTCAACGTAGTCCATGAGGGCTTCAAGGTCAAATACATCCCCGACCCCGAAGAACTAACCGCGGCCCGCACCCTGGGCGAAAAACTGGCCAGGGAGAATTTGGCCGGATAA
- a CDS encoding type II toxin-antitoxin system RelE/ParE family toxin, producing the protein MARYRLMLKPSAVKDIEAIPLKRDRQRVIERLSKLADNPRPFEGEKISGQNKYRVRQGRYRILYSIEDQGLLVQVVKVAHRKDVYR; encoded by the coding sequence GTGGCAAGATATAGGCTCATGCTCAAGCCTTCGGCGGTCAAAGACATCGAAGCCATTCCGTTGAAAAGGGATCGCCAGCGGGTGATCGAGCGCCTCAGCAAGCTGGCCGATAACCCTCGTCCATTCGAAGGCGAGAAAATATCCGGGCAGAATAAATACCGGGTGAGACAAGGACGTTACCGCATCCTATATTCCATCGAAGATCAAGGTTTGCTCGTGCAGGTAGTCAAGGTTGCCCATCGGAAAGACGTTTACCGATAA
- a CDS encoding DUF2652 domain-containing protein produces the protein MELAQVSLILADISGYTNFVTMHRVSLLHAEQIVTELLEAIISQIEEPLILNKLEGDAAFLYARAGDEAGLAKLVLDKVLVFFTAFQARQQELIKAGEGGCFCEACCNISQLKLKIIAHYGQAVIKQVRHLEELAGSDVILAHRLLKNKVPSHEYLLLTENFYQWSGGLPGPEPQVYNDTYEDIGAVRGRVYYPARPPLEIPETPRFTKLTGILEGLKLFPKTIRQRLFHPRTFHNLSQ, from the coding sequence ATGGAACTGGCCCAAGTAAGTCTCATACTGGCGGATATCAGCGGCTACACCAATTTCGTCACGATGCACCGCGTCAGCCTCCTGCACGCCGAGCAGATTGTCACCGAACTACTGGAAGCCATTATCAGCCAGATCGAGGAGCCGCTCATCCTTAACAAGCTGGAAGGGGATGCCGCCTTTCTCTATGCCCGCGCCGGGGATGAAGCCGGCCTGGCCAAGCTGGTCCTGGATAAGGTGTTGGTCTTTTTTACCGCATTCCAGGCCAGGCAACAGGAACTGATCAAGGCCGGCGAAGGGGGGTGCTTCTGCGAAGCGTGCTGTAATATCAGCCAGTTAAAACTCAAGATCATTGCTCATTATGGGCAGGCGGTGATTAAGCAGGTTCGTCATCTGGAGGAACTGGCAGGCTCGGATGTTATCCTGGCCCACCGCCTTTTGAAGAATAAAGTGCCCTCGCATGAATACCTCCTCTTGACGGAGAATTTTTATCAATGGAGCGGTGGTCTGCCGGGGCCGGAACCTCAGGTCTATAACGACACCTATGAGGATATCGGGGCCGTCCGAGGCCGGGTGTATTATCCGGCCAGGCCTCCCCTGGAAATCCCGGAGACCCCCCGTTTCACCAAGTTAACCGGCATCCTGGAGGGCCTCAAGCTCTTTCCCAAGACCATCCGGCAACGCTTGTTCCACCCCAGGACTTTCCACAACCTGTCGCAATGA
- a CDS encoding DUF434 domain-containing protein, protein MTKSWPELREAAQDFRYLLSRGYPRSAALTLVGNRYSLEHTARQLLHRGVFAPNLAAARRAKLRLLKDLPNLPLALDGHNVLITLECAMRNLPLVAADDGFIRDVGQVSRAFKTSPETDRVLALLGDYLAQHQAGPLRVFYDAPLSLSGELARRTEAVWAALGLTVQAQAVPVPERELAEFPGAIATSDTALIDAHDPVIDLAGEVIRQYPEWTPLDLNSREPRTVG, encoded by the coding sequence ATGACTAAATCCTGGCCTGAGCTTCGGGAGGCCGCCCAAGACTTCCGCTATCTCCTTTCCCGCGGCTACCCCCGCTCTGCGGCCCTGACCCTGGTGGGGAACCGTTACAGCCTCGAGCACACCGCCCGCCAACTCCTGCATCGGGGGGTCTTTGCCCCTAATCTCGCCGCGGCCCGTCGAGCCAAATTGCGCTTACTCAAAGATTTACCAAACCTGCCCCTGGCCCTGGACGGCCACAACGTCCTTATCACCCTGGAATGTGCGATGCGCAATCTCCCTCTGGTGGCCGCGGACGACGGCTTCATCCGGGACGTGGGCCAGGTTTCCCGGGCCTTTAAAACCTCCCCGGAGACCGACCGGGTGCTGGCGCTTTTGGGCGATTATCTGGCCCAGCACCAGGCCGGGCCGCTTCGGGTTTTCTACGATGCCCCTTTAAGCCTGAGTGGCGAGTTGGCCCGGCGCACCGAAGCAGTCTGGGCCGCCCTGGGCCTGACAGTCCAGGCCCAGGCCGTGCCGGTGCCGGAGCGGGAACTGGCTGAATTTCCCGGGGCCATCGCCACCAGCGACACCGCCTTGATTGACGCCCACGACCCGGTGATAGACCTGGCCGGCGAGGTTATCCGGCAATATCCCGAATGGACGCCCCTTGATCTCAATAGCCGGGAGCCCAGGACAGTAGGGTGA
- a CDS encoding B12-binding domain-containing radical SAM protein: MRALLVCPQFPLSFWSFKKSSQLRGSKTVNPPLGLITVAALLPSEWEMRLADLNVRSLSEEDWQWADLILITAMYIQREGLLALVREAKRRGKTVVAGGPHPTSLPEAVLAAGCDFVVRGEGENTIPLLLEAMRLGKTGIIENNAKKPDLSTSPTPRFDLLNLDDYATMTIQTSRGCPFDCEFCDVVNLFGRIPRYKTPKQVIAELEALHRLWARGSVFICDDNFIGSKKHAKAFLQELTPWLRSRGEPFNFLTQASVNLGQDPEMIDLMTAANLREVFIGIESPDENVLHTSHKYHNIKNPLIESLHTLKKKGMEVIGSFIIGLDGETKGAGERICAFVEQTEIPVTMLGVLQAAPHTNLWHRLEREGRLRGDVGDDLGTFSALNYEPDRPEIDIMQEYVEAWDYLYEPSRYLARTYRYYLAMRPARRAQAVATGAGLPKDRVPEPGLTWRRIFNDIKAVFKILWWQGLRPSYRRQVWTQLLGMLRQNPTRFTQYFVTCVEGEDLFDMRKIVREKATAIIKDLKLKLPVTPFQRSAALQGKLSETTPEPSATSVSQD; this comes from the coding sequence ATGCGCGCTTTGTTGGTCTGTCCCCAATTTCCCCTTTCTTTTTGGAGTTTTAAAAAATCTTCCCAACTCCGGGGTAGTAAAACGGTCAATCCGCCGTTGGGTTTGATTACGGTGGCAGCCTTGCTGCCCTCGGAATGGGAAATGCGTCTTGCCGATCTTAACGTCAGAAGCCTGTCCGAGGAAGATTGGCAGTGGGCCGATCTGATCTTGATCACGGCCATGTATATTCAGCGGGAGGGCTTGTTGGCCCTGGTGCGGGAAGCCAAGCGCCGCGGCAAAACCGTCGTCGCCGGGGGACCCCATCCCACTTCGCTCCCTGAGGCAGTCCTTGCGGCCGGTTGTGATTTTGTGGTCCGGGGCGAGGGCGAGAATACAATTCCTTTGCTCCTGGAGGCCATGAGACTCGGGAAGACCGGGATAATCGAAAATAACGCCAAGAAACCGGACCTGTCGACCTCGCCGACCCCGCGGTTTGATCTGTTGAATCTGGACGATTATGCCACCATGACGATTCAGACGTCCCGGGGCTGCCCGTTTGACTGCGAATTTTGCGATGTGGTGAATCTTTTCGGACGCATACCCCGTTACAAGACCCCGAAGCAAGTCATCGCCGAACTGGAGGCCCTCCACCGGCTCTGGGCCAGGGGTTCCGTGTTCATCTGCGATGACAACTTCATTGGCAGTAAGAAGCACGCCAAGGCCTTCCTGCAAGAACTCACCCCCTGGTTGCGGAGCCGGGGTGAACCCTTCAACTTCTTGACCCAGGCATCGGTGAATCTGGGGCAGGATCCCGAGATGATCGACCTCATGACCGCGGCCAACCTGAGAGAAGTTTTTATCGGCATCGAGTCTCCGGACGAGAATGTGCTCCACACCAGCCACAAATATCACAACATCAAGAACCCGCTCATAGAATCGCTGCACACCCTCAAGAAGAAAGGCATGGAGGTTATTGGCAGTTTCATCATCGGTCTGGACGGGGAAACGAAAGGGGCTGGCGAGCGCATCTGCGCCTTTGTAGAACAGACTGAAATACCCGTAACCATGCTTGGGGTCCTGCAGGCCGCGCCTCATACCAACCTGTGGCATCGATTGGAGCGAGAAGGGCGGCTGCGCGGGGATGTGGGAGATGACCTGGGGACCTTCTCAGCCTTGAACTATGAGCCGGACCGGCCGGAAATCGACATCATGCAGGAATACGTCGAAGCCTGGGACTACCTGTACGAACCATCCCGTTATCTGGCAAGGACCTACCGCTATTATTTGGCTATGCGCCCGGCTCGCCGCGCCCAGGCGGTCGCCACCGGGGCCGGCCTGCCAAAAGACCGCGTCCCCGAGCCGGGCCTGACGTGGCGCCGGATATTTAACGACATCAAGGCGGTCTTCAAAATCCTCTGGTGGCAAGGGTTGCGGCCGTCGTACCGGCGTCAGGTCTGGACTCAGTTACTTGGGATGCTGAGACAAAACCCGACACGGTTCACGCAATATTTCGTGACCTGCGTCGAGGGAGAGGACCTGTTCGACATGAGAAAGATAGTGCGGGAAAAGGCCACGGCCATCATCAAGGATCTGAAGCTAAAGCTTCCCGTGACCCCGTTCCAGCGAAGCGCTGCGCTCCAGGGCAAGCTATCGGAAACCACCCCGGAACCCTCTGCCACCAGCGTTAGCCAGGATTAA
- a CDS encoding cold shock domain-containing protein gives MKETGTVKWFNDSKGFGFITRESGPDVFVHHSAIQGDGFRSLAEEQAVEFEVTQGPKGPQAQNVTKL, from the coding sequence ATGAAGGAAACTGGTACAGTAAAATGGTTTAACGATTCCAAGGGCTTTGGCTTTATCACTCGGGAAAGCGGTCCGGATGTATTCGTGCACCACAGCGCCATCCAGGGCGACGGCTTTCGCTCCCTGGCAGAAGAACAAGCCGTGGAATTTGAAGTGACTCAAGGTCCCAAGGGGCCCCAAGCTCAAAACGTCACAAAACTTTAG
- a CDS encoding RNA-binding protein — MSMKLYVGNLPHQMTEAELNTLFSEAGYVASAKIITDRQTGQPRGFGFVEMETKLEGNKAISMLNGRSVEGRPLAVNEAKPQARGGSSGGGGRGGYR; from the coding sequence ATGAGTATGAAATTATATGTGGGCAACCTGCCCCACCAGATGACTGAAGCAGAACTGAACACGCTCTTTTCTGAAGCCGGCTATGTGGCTTCAGCCAAGATTATTACCGATCGGCAAACGGGACAACCCCGGGGCTTCGGTTTTGTTGAGATGGAAACCAAATTGGAAGGGAATAAGGCCATTTCCATGCTCAACGGCCGCAGCGTAGAAGGACGTCCTCTGGCGGTCAACGAAGCCAAGCCGCAGGCAAGAGGCGGATCATCTGGCGGCGGTGGTCGCGGCGGTTACCGTTAG
- a CDS encoding radical SAM protein, whose translation MHVFMAYVRDNNFCQVLPQKPPGSPSDDKRLQVMAFPPLGIQTLAPVLRQHGHQVTLFDTCHPQMQAEHIAQAADAERPDVIALSCLSTTTYPALKNLARHLKLHAPNIPIIVGGAFATMNSDRILKDCPDLDCVGVGEGEELLVDYVNNLDDPGSVLGLVWRNAAEIVRNSPRPLIRDLNQFPYPDRTSLPIDYIESLPLDVPAVLSMDKFCTMQTSRGCPYSCIYCDIPSLSQGKWRYRSSEHVLGEMQQLNDLGFRSIYLTDDHFLLNRKRIGEICRGIIDRRLKFHWGCEGRVDAVAVDQLPIMKQANCNFLAFGVEAGTQKVLDRLHKKQTLKQVEHAVSEAKRQGIERVHGFFVISSPGETEKDVMASFRFAARLKLDTFGFNRLCAYRGTPLWQEYVNRGIIDDERDWDKWFKCSDIDPTALSGAMVNRVRMKGYALLFARRIFGRPFRTYKLLRIFGRHMKKFDLVKLLWSPFRRRTLSRKPELPALMIDLGLQEPIRDIAVIS comes from the coding sequence ATGCATGTCTTCATGGCGTACGTCAGGGACAATAATTTTTGTCAGGTTCTTCCTCAAAAACCGCCTGGATCACCATCCGACGATAAACGCCTCCAAGTGATGGCCTTCCCTCCTTTAGGGATTCAGACGCTTGCTCCGGTCCTGCGCCAACATGGACACCAGGTCACGCTCTTTGACACGTGTCACCCGCAGATGCAGGCGGAGCACATCGCTCAGGCTGCAGATGCAGAGCGCCCCGACGTCATTGCCCTCTCTTGCCTTTCGACGACCACCTACCCGGCGCTAAAAAATCTGGCCAGGCATCTAAAGTTGCACGCGCCCAATATTCCGATCATCGTGGGCGGCGCCTTTGCCACCATGAATTCGGACCGCATCCTCAAGGACTGCCCTGACCTGGACTGCGTGGGGGTCGGGGAGGGCGAAGAGCTTCTCGTTGACTACGTGAATAACCTTGATGATCCAGGCTCAGTGCTTGGCCTGGTCTGGCGTAACGCCGCTGAGATCGTGCGGAACAGCCCTCGTCCACTCATTCGGGATCTGAATCAGTTTCCTTACCCAGACCGGACCAGCCTACCCATCGACTATATCGAGTCATTGCCCCTGGATGTCCCTGCGGTGCTCTCCATGGACAAATTTTGCACCATGCAGACTTCGCGAGGCTGCCCTTATTCGTGTATCTACTGCGATATCCCCTCTCTTTCACAGGGCAAATGGCGCTACCGCTCTTCGGAGCATGTCTTGGGAGAAATGCAGCAATTGAACGATCTGGGCTTTCGCTCCATTTACCTCACCGATGATCACTTTCTGCTTAACCGCAAGCGCATCGGCGAAATTTGCCGCGGGATCATTGATCGACGCCTCAAGTTCCACTGGGGCTGCGAAGGGCGGGTTGATGCGGTGGCGGTTGATCAACTGCCGATCATGAAGCAAGCCAACTGCAATTTTCTGGCCTTTGGGGTGGAGGCGGGCACGCAAAAGGTCCTGGATCGGCTTCACAAAAAGCAGACCCTGAAACAGGTGGAGCACGCGGTCAGCGAAGCGAAGCGCCAAGGCATCGAACGGGTCCACGGCTTTTTTGTCATCAGCTCCCCCGGCGAGACCGAGAAGGATGTCATGGCCAGTTTCCGCTTTGCCGCCCGGCTGAAGCTGGACACCTTTGGGTTCAATCGCTTATGCGCCTACCGGGGCACCCCCTTATGGCAAGAGTACGTCAACCGCGGCATCATTGACGACGAGCGCGATTGGGACAAATGGTTCAAGTGCTCGGACATCGACCCCACCGCCCTGTCCGGTGCAATGGTAAACCGGGTGCGCATGAAAGGCTATGCCTTACTCTTTGCCCGCCGTATTTTCGGGCGTCCCTTCCGCACCTATAAACTTCTGCGAATTTTCGGCCGGCATATGAAGAAATTCGATCTCGTTAAATTGCTCTGGAGCCCTTTCCGGCGCCGGACTTTGAGCCGGAAGCCCGAGCTCCCGGCCTTGATGATCGACTTGGGACTGCAAGAACCTATCAGGGACATCGCCGTCATTTCGTGA
- a CDS encoding cold shock domain-containing protein, producing the protein MKETGTVKWFNDAKGFGFISRESGPDVFVHHSAIQGDGFRSLAEEQAVEFEVTQGPKGPQAQNVVKL; encoded by the coding sequence ATGAAGGAAACTGGAACAGTAAAATGGTTTAATGATGCTAAGGGCTTTGGCTTTATCTCACGGGAAAGTGGTCCGGATGTGTTCGTGCATCACAGCGCCATCCAGGGCGACGGCTTTCGCTCCCTGGCAGAAGAACAAGCCGTGGAATTTGAGGTGACTCAAGGTCCCAAGGGACCCCAAGCCCAAAACGTCGTAAAACTGTAG
- a CDS encoding RNA-binding protein: MSKRLSVCNLPHQMTGEQLQTLFSEAGLVASAKIITYLHNGETCGFGFVSMKTQEEGQKAISMFNGRLVDGQLLAVKEDFPQSKCSFGRRSRTCR; this comes from the coding sequence ATGAGTAAAAGATTATCCGTATGCAACCTGCCCCACCAAATGACCGGAGAACAGTTACAGACCCTTTTTTCCGAGGCCGGCTTGGTGGCCTCAGCCAAGATCATCACCTATCTGCATAACGGGGAGACTTGTGGTTTCGGCTTTGTGTCTATGAAAACCCAAGAGGAAGGCCAAAAAGCCATTTCCATGTTCAACGGCCGGCTGGTAGATGGACAACTCTTGGCAGTCAAGGAAGACTTCCCCCAGTCAAAATGCTCCTTTGGCCGCCGCAGCCGCACCTGCCGGTGA
- a CDS encoding BCD family MFS transporter has translation MLHFKSMVISRLVLKLGMVRFATSLLVVLLANVLNRVLIVDLVVPAALVTFSFAFQHVMTPVGLVTGYFSDNYLLGGRHRAPYIWGGMLLSVAIMPFFPSWALDLGAQPHSRALLYQGVLLFSIFGIGTTVSATAINALLVDQVPEPDRGGALTMVWILTLVGFIVGSALTGVLFPYFDSHSIQKLFGVVTLVVVAITLWGAWGIEPRCENKLSHAHGQMHLWPTLKFLAKNRQALAFFVFLGTTIFFLAIQTFILTPYGGEVLALPVAETNRFGIYTSYGILAGMVGVHFLVSLRHWGNRIVLVISLVLGAAAFGLLSFTSFRPDATWGIYALCFLGLARGFYNVGLSHLTMHMVHPSFSGIFMGLWNLASGLALAAGEMTGGFLKDRLFYLTASNANAYGWVFLVEGVGLLACLLFLVPLSLKKYRPQLALMVAEDQAKRK, from the coding sequence ATGCTGCACTTCAAGTCTATGGTTATCTCCCGGCTGGTGCTGAAATTGGGGATGGTGCGCTTTGCCACTTCGCTGTTGGTGGTATTGCTTGCCAACGTCTTAAATCGGGTGTTGATTGTAGACTTGGTGGTGCCCGCGGCGCTGGTTACCTTCAGCTTTGCCTTTCAACATGTGATGACGCCGGTGGGACTGGTTACCGGGTACTTTTCCGACAACTATCTCCTGGGGGGCCGCCACCGCGCTCCCTACATCTGGGGGGGCATGCTTCTCAGCGTGGCCATCATGCCTTTTTTCCCCAGCTGGGCACTTGACCTGGGAGCCCAGCCCCATAGCCGGGCCCTCTTGTACCAGGGTGTGCTCTTGTTTTCCATCTTCGGCATCGGCACCACCGTGTCCGCCACCGCCATCAACGCCCTTCTGGTGGACCAGGTCCCGGAGCCGGACCGGGGCGGCGCCCTGACCATGGTGTGGATTCTGACTCTTGTAGGGTTCATCGTGGGCTCCGCTTTGACCGGGGTGCTGTTCCCTTATTTTGATTCCCATTCCATCCAAAAGCTGTTTGGCGTGGTCACCTTGGTAGTGGTGGCGATTACCCTCTGGGGTGCTTGGGGCATCGAACCGCGGTGCGAGAACAAGCTCTCCCATGCCCATGGTCAGATGCACCTGTGGCCCACCTTGAAATTTCTGGCTAAAAACCGCCAGGCTTTGGCCTTTTTTGTCTTTCTGGGCACCACCATCTTTTTTCTGGCCATTCAAACCTTCATTCTGACGCCATATGGCGGGGAAGTGTTGGCGCTGCCGGTGGCCGAAACCAACCGTTTCGGGATTTACACCTCCTATGGCATCCTGGCCGGCATGGTGGGGGTGCATTTTTTGGTCAGCCTCCGGCACTGGGGCAACAGGATCGTCCTGGTGATCAGCCTGGTGTTAGGCGCCGCGGCCTTCGGGTTGCTGAGTTTTACGTCTTTTCGACCCGATGCGACCTGGGGTATTTATGCCCTCTGTTTCCTGGGACTGGCCCGGGGGTTTTACAATGTGGGGCTGTCCCACCTGACCATGCATATGGTGCATCCTTCTTTCAGCGGAATCTTCATGGGGCTGTGGAATCTGGCCAGCGGTCTGGCTCTGGCCGCGGGGGAAATGACGGGGGGATTTCTCAAGGACCGGCTGTTTTATCTCACGGCCAGTAATGCCAATGCCTATGGTTGGGTGTTTCTGGTGGAAGGCGTGGGCCTGCTGGCCTGTCTCCTCTTCCTGGTGCCCCTGAGTTTGAAGAAATACCGGCCCCAACTGGCGCTCATGGTGGCCGAGGACCAGGCGAAACGGAAATAG